Proteins co-encoded in one Xanthomonas campestris pv. badrii genomic window:
- the lpdA gene encoding dihydrolipoyl dehydrogenase, with product MAVIEIKVPDIGDYSDVPVIEVLVAVGDSVAKDQGLVTLESDKATLEVPSSAAGVVKELKVKIGDTLSEGAVVLLLETEGEAAAPAPAKAETKAAAAPAAAAPGSKPPVTPSHRAPAEPAAPKPALASGKTADIECKMVVLGAGPGGYTAAFRAADLGLDTVLIERYASLGGVCLNVGCIPSKALLHAAAVIDEVAHAGDFGVDFGRPKITLDKLREYKEKVVGKLTGGLASMAKQRKVRTVTGVATFVSPNELEIVGADGKTQLLRFEHCIIAAGSQAVKLPNFPWDDKRVMDSTDALELHDIPKTLLVVGGGIIGLEMATVYSALGSKVTVVEFMDQLMPGADKDLVKPLADRLKKQGVEVHLKTKATDVKADKTGITVGFEAAAEGEKPALAATTYDRVLVAVGRSPNGKKIGADKAGVTVTERGFIPVDRQMRTNVPHIFAIGDIVGNPMLAHKATHEGKLAAEVAAGEKKEWVARVIPSVAYTNPEIAWVGVTETEAKAKGLKVGVAKFPWAASGRAIGIGRTEGFTKLIFDEETHRIIGGAIVGVHAGDLLAEIGLAIEMGAEAEDIGHTIHAHPTLSESVGMAAEVYDGTITDLYIPKKK from the coding sequence ATGGCGGTCATTGAAATCAAGGTTCCCGATATCGGCGATTACAGCGATGTCCCCGTCATCGAAGTGCTGGTCGCCGTGGGCGACAGCGTGGCCAAGGACCAGGGCTTGGTGACGCTGGAGTCGGACAAGGCCACGCTCGAAGTGCCGTCATCGGCTGCCGGCGTGGTCAAGGAACTCAAGGTCAAGATTGGCGATACCCTGTCCGAAGGGGCGGTGGTGCTGCTGCTGGAAACCGAAGGCGAGGCCGCCGCGCCTGCGCCTGCGAAGGCCGAGACCAAGGCCGCTGCGGCCCCCGCGGCCGCCGCACCCGGCAGCAAGCCGCCGGTGACGCCGTCGCACCGCGCCCCGGCCGAGCCGGCTGCGCCCAAGCCGGCGCTGGCCAGCGGCAAGACTGCCGATATCGAATGCAAGATGGTGGTGCTCGGCGCCGGCCCCGGCGGCTACACCGCTGCCTTCCGCGCCGCCGACCTGGGCCTGGACACGGTGCTGATCGAGCGCTATGCCAGCCTGGGCGGTGTCTGCCTCAACGTCGGCTGCATTCCGTCCAAGGCGCTGCTGCATGCCGCTGCGGTGATCGATGAAGTGGCCCATGCCGGCGACTTCGGCGTGGACTTTGGCCGGCCCAAGATCACCCTGGACAAGCTGCGCGAGTACAAGGAAAAAGTGGTCGGCAAGCTCACCGGCGGGCTGGCCAGCATGGCCAAGCAGCGCAAGGTGCGCACCGTCACCGGCGTGGCAACGTTCGTTTCGCCCAATGAGCTGGAGATCGTCGGCGCCGACGGCAAGACCCAGTTGCTGCGCTTCGAGCACTGCATCATCGCGGCCGGCTCGCAGGCGGTGAAGTTGCCCAACTTCCCGTGGGACGACAAGCGCGTGATGGACTCCACCGACGCGCTGGAACTGCACGACATCCCCAAGACCCTGCTGGTGGTCGGCGGCGGCATCATCGGCCTGGAAATGGCCACGGTGTACAGCGCGCTGGGCAGCAAGGTCACCGTGGTCGAGTTCATGGACCAGCTGATGCCGGGCGCCGACAAGGACCTGGTCAAGCCGCTGGCTGATCGCTTGAAGAAGCAGGGCGTGGAGGTCCATCTCAAGACCAAGGCCACCGACGTCAAGGCCGACAAGACGGGCATCACCGTTGGCTTCGAAGCGGCCGCCGAGGGCGAGAAGCCGGCGTTGGCTGCGACCACCTATGATCGCGTGCTGGTTGCGGTGGGCCGTTCGCCCAACGGCAAGAAGATCGGCGCGGACAAGGCCGGCGTCACCGTCACCGAGCGTGGCTTCATTCCGGTCGACCGGCAGATGCGCACCAACGTGCCGCACATCTTCGCCATCGGCGACATCGTCGGTAACCCGATGCTGGCGCACAAGGCCACCCATGAAGGCAAGCTGGCCGCCGAAGTGGCGGCCGGCGAGAAGAAGGAATGGGTGGCACGGGTGATTCCGTCGGTGGCGTACACCAACCCGGAAATCGCCTGGGTCGGCGTCACCGAAACCGAAGCCAAGGCCAAGGGCCTGAAGGTCGGCGTGGCCAAGTTCCCGTGGGCCGCCAGCGGCCGCGCGATCGGCATCGGTCGCACCGAAGGCTTCACCAAGCTGATCTTCGACGAAGAGACCCACCGCATCATCGGTGGCGCCATCGTCGGCGTGCATGCCGGTGACCTGCTGGCCGAGATCGGCCTGGCCATCGAGATGGGCGCCGAAGCCGAAGACATCGGCCACACCATCCACGCCCATCCGACCCTGAGCGAGTCGGTCGGCATGGCGGCCGAGGTCTACGACGGCACCATCACCGACCTGTACATCCCGAAGAAGAAGTAA
- a CDS encoding dihydrolipoyllysine-residue acetyltransferase, translating to MAEIKEALVPDIGDYSDVPVIEVLVSVGDTVSKDQSLVTLESDKATMEVPSSVAGVVKEIKVKVGDSLSQGALVALIEVADAGADTAARPAPAAAPAKAAPAAAPAPAAKAEPAAAKPAASDGGLVEARVPDIGDYTDIPVIEVLVAVGDTVAKDQSLVTLESEKATMEVPSSAAGIVKELKVKVGDTLSQGNVVAIIAASDGGAGAAQSPAKPTTDTAETAGKVEPVAVPAEPDKLAQREIAQVQGGRSGAGTQAAQGGQPSAGNPSSPPVTFDADSVLPSKVPYASPVVRVFARELGVDLNQLKGSEKGGRITREDVQRFVKAALSGGAPAAAGAAPAGGGNGLNLLAWPKVDFSKFGETETQPLSRIKKISGANLARNWAMIPHVTQFESADITDLEALRVALNKENEKAGIKLTMLAFLVKASAAALKKFPEFNASLDAAGENLTLKKYFHIGFAADTPNGLVVPVIRDVDKKGVLQIAQESGELAKKARDGKLGPADMSGGCFSISSLGGIGGTAFTPIINAPEVAILGVSKSAMQPVWNGKEFAPKLMLPLSLSYDHRVIDGALAARFTTYLSQVLADMRRVLL from the coding sequence ATGGCCGAAATCAAGGAAGCACTTGTCCCCGATATCGGTGACTACAGCGACGTCCCGGTAATCGAGGTGCTGGTGTCGGTCGGCGATACGGTCAGCAAGGACCAGAGCCTGGTCACGCTGGAATCGGACAAGGCCACGATGGAAGTGCCGTCGTCGGTGGCTGGCGTGGTCAAGGAGATCAAGGTCAAGGTCGGCGATTCGCTGTCGCAGGGCGCGCTGGTGGCGCTGATCGAAGTGGCCGATGCAGGCGCTGACACTGCCGCCAGGCCGGCGCCTGCCGCTGCACCGGCCAAGGCCGCGCCTGCTGCCGCCCCGGCGCCGGCCGCCAAGGCCGAACCGGCCGCCGCCAAGCCCGCCGCATCCGACGGGGGCCTGGTCGAGGCGCGCGTGCCCGATATCGGCGATTACACCGACATCCCGGTGATCGAAGTGCTGGTGGCCGTGGGCGATACCGTCGCCAAGGACCAGAGCCTGGTCACGCTGGAATCGGAGAAGGCCACGATGGAAGTGCCGTCCTCGGCCGCTGGCATCGTCAAGGAACTCAAGGTCAAGGTCGGCGACACCCTCTCGCAGGGCAACGTGGTGGCGATCATCGCCGCCAGCGACGGCGGCGCCGGTGCGGCGCAGTCGCCCGCCAAGCCCACCACTGACACTGCCGAAACCGCCGGCAAGGTCGAGCCGGTCGCCGTGCCGGCCGAGCCGGACAAGCTGGCCCAGCGCGAGATCGCGCAGGTGCAGGGCGGCCGTTCCGGCGCCGGCACACAGGCAGCGCAGGGCGGCCAGCCGTCCGCGGGCAACCCGAGCAGCCCGCCGGTGACCTTCGATGCCGACAGCGTGCTGCCGTCCAAGGTGCCCTACGCCAGCCCGGTGGTGCGCGTGTTCGCGCGCGAGCTGGGCGTGGACCTGAACCAGCTCAAGGGCAGCGAAAAGGGCGGCCGCATCACCCGTGAAGACGTGCAGCGCTTCGTCAAGGCCGCACTCAGCGGTGGCGCACCTGCCGCAGCCGGCGCGGCGCCGGCCGGTGGTGGCAACGGCCTGAACCTGCTGGCCTGGCCGAAGGTGGACTTCAGCAAGTTCGGCGAGACCGAAACCCAGCCGCTGTCGCGCATCAAGAAGATTTCCGGCGCCAACCTGGCGCGCAACTGGGCCATGATTCCGCACGTCACCCAGTTCGAATCGGCCGACATCACCGACCTGGAAGCGCTGCGCGTGGCGCTGAACAAGGAGAACGAGAAGGCCGGCATCAAGCTCACCATGCTCGCCTTCCTGGTCAAGGCCAGCGCCGCGGCGCTGAAGAAGTTCCCCGAGTTCAACGCCTCGCTGGATGCGGCCGGTGAAAACCTCACCCTGAAGAAGTACTTCCACATCGGGTTTGCGGCCGATACGCCCAACGGCCTGGTGGTGCCGGTGATCCGCGACGTCGACAAGAAGGGCGTGCTGCAGATCGCCCAGGAAAGCGGCGAGCTGGCCAAGAAGGCGCGCGACGGCAAGCTGGGCCCGGCCGACATGAGCGGCGGCTGCTTCTCGATCAGCTCGCTGGGCGGCATCGGCGGCACCGCGTTCACCCCGATCATCAATGCGCCGGAAGTGGCGATCCTGGGCGTGTCCAAGTCGGCGATGCAGCCGGTGTGGAACGGCAAGGAGTTCGCGCCGAAGCTGATGCTGCCGTTGTCGCTGAGCTACGACCACCGCGTCATCGATGGCGCGCTGGCGGCCCGCTTCACCACCTACCTCAGCCAGGTGCTGGCCGACATGCGTCGCGTCCTGCTGTGA
- a CDS encoding DUF2884 family protein has translation MTIRQTLAAAMAVLLGMAGAMPAALADALHCNVSSDYDLTLSARSVIFIRSTGTPQRLVLRQGALFVDDAWVALSADDRDRLIRFERQTREVVPLAQQVGREAADIAITALGEVAAGFSRDPEATRMQLTGVREKIDLRLQQSFRKSQLSPIDIDDDIGELVAELLPQLIGDVVAGAVQSALTGNAQRLRSLDGLEQRIERLVEPQARTLRPRAQQLCTQVEALDALDNALAYRLPSGAPLQLLQVDRRASK, from the coding sequence ATGACGATCAGGCAGACGCTGGCGGCAGCAATGGCCGTGTTGCTGGGCATGGCCGGTGCGATGCCGGCAGCACTGGCCGACGCGTTGCACTGCAATGTCAGCAGCGACTACGACCTCACCCTGTCTGCGCGCAGCGTCATTTTCATCCGCAGCACAGGAACGCCGCAGCGGCTGGTGCTGCGCCAGGGCGCCTTGTTCGTCGACGATGCCTGGGTGGCGCTGAGCGCCGACGATCGTGATCGCCTGATCCGTTTCGAACGCCAGACCCGCGAGGTGGTGCCGTTGGCGCAGCAGGTCGGGCGCGAGGCTGCCGATATCGCGATCACCGCACTGGGCGAGGTGGCTGCCGGCTTCAGCCGTGATCCGGAGGCCACGCGTATGCAGCTGACCGGTGTGCGCGAGAAGATCGACCTGCGTTTGCAGCAGAGCTTCCGCAAGAGCCAGCTGAGTCCCATCGACATCGATGACGATATCGGTGAACTGGTCGCCGAGCTATTGCCGCAGCTGATCGGCGATGTGGTTGCCGGCGCAGTGCAGTCGGCGCTGACCGGAAACGCACAGCGGCTGCGCTCGCTCGATGGCCTGGAACAGCGCATCGAGCGCCTGGTCGAGCCGCAGGCACGCACATTGCGGCCGCGCGCGCAGCAGCTGTGTACCCAGGTCGAGGCGCTGGATGCGTTGGACAATGCGCTGGCGTATCGTTTGCCATCGGGCGCGCCATTGCAGCTGTTGCAGGTGGATCGACGCGCGTCGAAGTGA
- a CDS encoding DNA-deoxyinosine glycosylase, with translation MKNDACEGLPAHIRRDCRVLVLGSMPGVASLQAGQYYAHPRNRFWPLMHALLGIDTAASYAVRLQELNVHGVGVWDVIGQCERHGSLDSAIVADSIVVNPLPALLATLPQLRLVACNGAAAMQAWRRHVQPLLSADAPAVPVLALPSTSPANAAWSLPRLCAAWQPLRDAVQG, from the coding sequence ATGAAAAACGACGCATGCGAAGGGCTGCCAGCGCACATTCGCCGCGATTGCCGTGTCCTGGTGCTGGGTTCGATGCCGGGCGTCGCCTCGTTGCAGGCAGGCCAGTACTACGCGCATCCACGCAATCGCTTCTGGCCCTTGATGCATGCCCTGCTGGGCATTGATACCGCGGCAAGCTATGCGGTGCGCCTGCAGGAATTGAATGTGCACGGTGTCGGCGTGTGGGACGTGATCGGCCAGTGCGAACGACACGGCAGCCTGGATTCGGCCATCGTCGCCGACAGCATCGTGGTCAATCCATTGCCCGCCTTGCTGGCCACGTTGCCGCAGCTGCGCCTGGTGGCCTGCAATGGCGCCGCGGCGATGCAGGCCTGGCGCCGGCATGTGCAACCGCTGCTGTCGGCCGACGCACCCGCGGTGCCGGTGCTGGCCTTGCCGTCCACCAGCCCGGCCAATGCCGCCTGGTCGCTGCCACGCCTGTGCGCGGCGTGGCAGCCATTGCGCGATGCCGTGCAGGGCTGA
- a CDS encoding OmpW/AlkL family protein, with protein sequence MRSISILSLAAVSALAIAPSAFAQDTTYTGDTSSTSSSTMSSSDDTASGKHWAVVGGVALLNPKNDPAPGLDVDGGPAPTLSASYYINDNWAIELWGAADKFNHRVNADGVGKVGTVEQQPIAISGQYHFGQADNVFRPFVGVGYYESNFSNEKIDAASPNGQHVGLDTAKGVIGTVGVDMNINSTWFARADARYMRSRPELRVGGQGTGSELELDPWTVGFGIGARF encoded by the coding sequence ATGCGTTCCATTTCCATCCTGAGCCTGGCTGCTGTATCCGCACTTGCGATTGCACCGTCCGCGTTCGCGCAGGACACCACCTATACCGGTGATACCTCCTCGACTTCTTCCAGCACGATGTCCAGCAGCGACGATACGGCGTCGGGCAAGCATTGGGCCGTGGTCGGCGGCGTGGCGCTGCTGAACCCCAAGAACGATCCGGCTCCGGGCCTGGACGTCGATGGCGGCCCGGCACCGACGCTGAGCGCCAGCTACTACATCAATGACAACTGGGCCATTGAACTGTGGGGCGCAGCCGACAAGTTCAACCACCGCGTCAACGCCGATGGCGTAGGCAAGGTCGGTACCGTCGAGCAGCAGCCGATCGCCATCAGCGGCCAGTACCACTTCGGCCAGGCCGATAACGTGTTCCGTCCGTTCGTGGGCGTGGGTTACTACGAATCGAACTTCAGCAACGAGAAGATCGACGCGGCCTCGCCGAACGGCCAGCACGTGGGCCTGGACACCGCCAAGGGCGTGATCGGTACCGTTGGCGTGGACATGAACATCAACTCCACCTGGTTCGCACGCGCCGACGCCCGCTACATGCGTTCGCGTCCGGAACTGCGCGTTGGCGGCCAGGGCACCGGCAGCGAGCTGGAACTGGATCCGTGGACCGTCGGCTTCGGTATCGGCGCCCGCTTCTAA
- a CDS encoding DUF1453 domain-containing protein produces the protein MPLLLAIPLAVIIALAVFAVLFPLSLLQRFRVGTARRQARGWLLMINLASAVVSSVLFVVFTLIAAAFWPGAISHAAFGWACGLVLGVVAVRLTRFERTAQGLFYRPNLWLVLALTVLVVVRVIAGMVQGWRSTWQGAAWPTEGWLSHASLLGAAGVLLGYALAYATMLWWRWRSARLRGSVYWR, from the coding sequence ATGCCCCTGCTGCTTGCCATTCCGCTGGCCGTGATCATTGCCCTGGCGGTGTTCGCGGTGCTGTTCCCGTTGTCGTTGCTGCAGCGCTTTCGGGTCGGCACCGCGCGGCGCCAGGCGCGTGGCTGGTTGCTGATGATCAACCTGGCGTCGGCGGTGGTGTCCAGCGTGTTGTTTGTCGTCTTCACCCTGATTGCGGCGGCGTTCTGGCCAGGTGCGATCAGCCATGCCGCCTTCGGCTGGGCTTGCGGGCTGGTGCTGGGAGTCGTCGCTGTGCGTCTGACCCGCTTCGAGCGCACCGCGCAGGGCCTGTTCTACCGCCCCAACCTATGGCTGGTGCTGGCACTGACGGTGCTGGTGGTGGTGCGGGTGATCGCCGGCATGGTGCAGGGCTGGCGCAGCACCTGGCAGGGTGCTGCCTGGCCCACGGAAGGGTGGCTCAGTCACGCCAGCCTGTTGGGCGCAGCCGGCGTACTGCTCGGCTATGCGCTCGCCTATGCCACCATGCTGTGGTGGCGCTGGCGCAGCGCGCGTCTGCGCGGCAGCGTCTACTGGCGGTGA
- a CDS encoding MetQ/NlpA family ABC transporter substrate-binding protein, producing the protein MSTFAFRSLLAAATLALASCGGSAGGSGGDTLTVAATAVPHAEILEVVEPLLAKQGVKLDVRVFNDYVQPNDQVVQKQIDVNYFQTEPYLDAYNRDRKSQLVTVVGVHIEPFGAYSRRFKALADLPTGADVVIPNDPSNNSRALILLDKAGVIKLKDPGNALSTQRDIVDNPKQLKFRELDSAMLPRVLDQVDLALINTNYALDAGLSPTRDALAIESKDSPYVNFLVARADNKDDARVQKLAKALTGPEVKAFIEQKYKGAVLPAF; encoded by the coding sequence ATGAGCACTTTTGCGTTTCGTTCCCTTCTGGCTGCCGCCACGCTGGCGCTGGCGTCCTGCGGTGGCAGCGCTGGCGGCAGTGGTGGCGACACCCTCACTGTCGCGGCCACGGCGGTGCCGCATGCCGAGATCCTGGAAGTGGTCGAACCGCTGCTGGCCAAGCAGGGCGTCAAGCTCGATGTGCGCGTGTTCAACGATTACGTGCAGCCCAACGACCAGGTCGTGCAGAAACAGATCGACGTCAATTATTTCCAGACCGAGCCCTACCTGGACGCCTACAACCGCGACCGCAAGAGCCAGCTGGTGACGGTGGTCGGCGTGCATATCGAGCCATTCGGTGCGTACTCGCGCCGGTTCAAGGCGCTGGCCGACCTGCCCACGGGCGCCGATGTGGTCATTCCCAATGATCCGAGCAACAACAGCCGCGCGCTGATCCTGCTCGACAAGGCCGGGGTGATCAAGCTCAAGGATCCCGGCAATGCGCTGTCCACCCAGCGCGACATCGTCGACAACCCCAAGCAGCTGAAATTCCGCGAGCTCGACTCGGCAATGCTGCCGCGCGTGCTGGATCAGGTCGACCTGGCCCTGATCAACACCAACTACGCGCTCGATGCCGGGCTCAGTCCCACCCGCGATGCGCTGGCGATCGAAAGCAAGGACTCGCCGTACGTGAACTTCCTGGTGGCCCGTGCGGACAACAAGGACGATGCGCGCGTGCAGAAGCTGGCCAAGGCATTGACCGGCCCGGAAGTGAAGGCCTTTATCGAGCAGAAGTACAAGGGCGCGGTGCTGCCGGCGTTCTGA
- a CDS encoding methionine ABC transporter permease produces the protein MIPMVSAAAGGFFRNLDAAKWGDIGQATLDTLLMLAGALPLTLLIGLPLGVALFLCGAPQLRRRPVLYGALALVINLLRSVPFIILMIAMIPLTLMLMGTSLGVRGAILPLVVGAAPFYARLVETALREVDRGIIEASQAMGATTRQLVLRVLLPEARPGLIAGATVTTIALIGFTAMGGAIGSGGLGDVAYREGYMRSHADVALITVIALLVLVQLLQMLGDWLVAHYSRR, from the coding sequence ATGATTCCGATGGTGTCTGCCGCCGCCGGCGGTTTCTTCCGCAACCTCGATGCCGCCAAATGGGGCGACATCGGCCAGGCCACCCTGGATACCTTGCTGATGCTGGCCGGCGCGCTGCCGCTGACCCTGCTGATCGGCCTGCCGCTGGGCGTGGCGCTGTTCCTGTGCGGCGCGCCGCAGCTGCGCCGCCGCCCGGTGCTGTACGGCGCGCTGGCGCTGGTGATCAACCTGCTGCGCTCGGTGCCCTTCATCATCCTGATGATCGCGATGATTCCGCTCACGCTGATGCTGATGGGCACCTCGCTGGGCGTGCGCGGCGCGATCCTGCCGCTGGTGGTGGGCGCGGCGCCGTTCTATGCGCGGCTGGTGGAAACCGCGCTGCGCGAAGTCGATCGCGGCATCATCGAAGCCAGCCAGGCGATGGGCGCCACCACCCGCCAGCTGGTGCTGCGGGTGCTGCTGCCCGAAGCGCGCCCCGGCCTGATCGCCGGCGCCACCGTCACCACCATCGCGCTGATCGGCTTCACCGCCATGGGCGGGGCGATCGGCTCCGGCGGGCTGGGCGATGTGGCCTACCGCGAGGGTTACATGCGCTCGCATGCCGATGTCGCGCTGATCACCGTGATCGCCCTGCTGGTGCTTGTGCAGCTGCTGCAGATGCTGGGCGACTGGCTGGTGGCGCACTACAGCCGGCGCTGA
- a CDS encoding methionine ABC transporter ATP-binding protein, translated as MIQFQRLHKSYSVDGRQIVALHPLDLRIGPGEVFGIIGHSGAGKSTLIRLINRLEEPSGGRLLIGEEDVTALDSQGLRALRRRIGMIFQHFNLLSSRTVAGNVAFPLELAGTPRAEIDVRVAELLARVGLQEHANKYPAQLSGGQKQRVGIARALATRPQILLCDEATSALDPQTTASVLQLLAQINRELGLTIVLITHEMDVIRRVCDRVAVLDAGKLVETGPVTEVFLHPKHATTRRFVSEAEHVDEAELHRDFAAVGGRIVRLTFLGNGTYEPVLGRIARETGVDYNILSGRVDRIKDTPYGQLIVALTGGDQNAARAGFVAAGVHVEDLRA; from the coding sequence GTGATCCAGTTTCAGCGCCTGCACAAGTCCTACTCCGTTGACGGTCGTCAGATCGTGGCGCTGCATCCGCTCGATCTGCGGATCGGCCCCGGCGAGGTGTTCGGCATCATCGGCCATTCCGGCGCCGGCAAGTCCACCCTGATCCGGCTGATCAACCGGCTCGAAGAGCCCAGTGGCGGGCGCCTGCTGATCGGCGAGGAAGATGTGACCGCGCTGGACAGCCAGGGCCTGCGCGCCCTGCGCCGGCGCATCGGCATGATCTTCCAGCACTTCAACCTGCTGTCCTCGCGCACCGTGGCCGGCAATGTCGCCTTCCCGCTGGAACTGGCCGGTACGCCGCGCGCCGAGATCGATGTGCGCGTGGCCGAACTGCTGGCCCGGGTCGGGTTGCAGGAGCACGCCAACAAGTATCCGGCGCAACTGTCCGGTGGGCAGAAGCAGCGCGTAGGCATTGCGCGCGCGCTGGCCACCCGGCCACAGATCCTGCTGTGCGACGAGGCCACCAGCGCGCTGGATCCGCAGACCACCGCCTCGGTGCTGCAGCTGCTGGCGCAGATCAACCGCGAGCTGGGCCTGACCATCGTGCTGATCACCCACGAGATGGACGTGATCCGCCGTGTCTGCGACCGCGTGGCGGTGCTGGACGCCGGCAAGCTGGTGGAAACCGGCCCGGTCACCGAGGTCTTCCTGCATCCCAAGCACGCCACCACGCGGCGCTTCGTCTCCGAAGCCGAGCATGTGGACGAAGCCGAGCTGCACCGCGATTTCGCCGCCGTCGGGGGGCGCATCGTGCGGCTGACCTTCCTGGGCAACGGCACCTACGAGCCGGTGCTGGGCCGCATCGCTCGCGAGACCGGGGTGGACTACAACATCCTGTCCGGGCGCGTGGACCGCATCAAGGACACCCCGTACGGCCAGCTGATCGTCGCGCTGACCGGCGGCGACCAGAACGCTGCACGCGCCGGCTTCGTCGCCGCCGGCGTGCATGTGGAGGATCTGCGCGCATGA
- a CDS encoding DMT family transporter: MPTPRSPLPAIAWMVAAVACFSLMDAGMKLLSAHYPPLQVTMLRGAASLPFVLVWVLATAGPRSIVPVRWGLHLLRGVLGMVMIGCFVYGLKRMPLSTAYTLYFVAPLLVAALSVPLLGEHVGPRRWTAIGIGLVGVVVVLRPGVDGLISLPGLMVLLAATAYAVAAVTVSLLTRTDTPQAMVVWFLLFMAIGAGVLAIPGWVPLQGGHAWLIAGMGLAGALGQIALTQAFLRGEASMIAPLEYSGLVWVIGWDWLLWQTLPDTWTWTGAGIIVASGLYLLRRERIRKADRPLPLERP; this comes from the coding sequence ATGCCCACCCCCCGTTCTCCGCTTCCCGCCATCGCCTGGATGGTGGCCGCCGTGGCCTGCTTCTCGTTGATGGACGCGGGAATGAAGCTGCTGTCGGCGCATTACCCGCCACTGCAGGTGACCATGCTGCGTGGCGCGGCGTCGTTGCCGTTCGTGCTGGTGTGGGTGCTGGCCACCGCCGGGCCGCGCTCCATCGTGCCGGTGCGCTGGGGGCTGCACCTGCTGCGCGGGGTGCTGGGCATGGTGATGATCGGCTGCTTCGTCTATGGCCTGAAGCGGATGCCGTTGTCCACCGCCTACACGCTGTACTTCGTGGCGCCGTTGCTGGTGGCGGCCTTGTCGGTGCCGCTGCTGGGCGAGCACGTCGGGCCGCGCCGCTGGACCGCGATTGGCATTGGCCTGGTCGGGGTGGTCGTGGTGCTGCGCCCCGGCGTGGACGGGCTGATCTCGCTGCCGGGGCTGATGGTGCTGCTGGCGGCCACGGCCTACGCGGTGGCCGCGGTCACGGTGAGCCTGCTGACCCGCACCGACACCCCGCAGGCGATGGTGGTGTGGTTCCTGCTGTTCATGGCGATCGGCGCCGGGGTGCTGGCCATTCCCGGCTGGGTGCCGCTGCAGGGCGGCCATGCCTGGCTGATCGCCGGCATGGGCCTGGCCGGCGCGCTGGGCCAGATCGCGCTGACCCAGGCCTTCCTGCGCGGCGAGGCCTCGATGATCGCACCGCTGGAATACAGCGGCCTGGTCTGGGTGATCGGCTGGGACTGGCTGCTGTGGCAGACCCTGCCCGACACCTGGACCTGGACCGGCGCCGGCATCATCGTCGCCAGCGGGCTGTATTTGTTGCGCCGGGAGCGCATACGCAAGGCGGACAGGCCGTTGCCGCTCGAACGGCCGTGA
- a CDS encoding YajQ family cyclic di-GMP-binding protein, whose translation MPSFDVVSEVDKHELTNAVDQANRELDTRFDFKGVEAKFELEDGKVINQSAPSDFQLKQMTDILRARLLARGIDVRCLEFGDVETNLAGARQKVTVKQGIEQKQAKQLVAKLKEAKLKVEAQINGDKLRVTGKKRDDLQDAIALLKKADFELPLQFDNFRD comes from the coding sequence ATGCCTTCCTTCGACGTGGTGTCCGAAGTCGACAAGCACGAATTGACCAATGCGGTGGACCAGGCCAACCGCGAACTGGACACGCGTTTCGACTTCAAGGGTGTGGAGGCAAAGTTCGAGCTGGAAGACGGCAAGGTGATCAACCAGTCCGCCCCCAGCGACTTCCAGCTCAAGCAGATGACCGACATCCTGCGCGCGCGGCTGCTGGCGCGCGGCATCGACGTGCGCTGCCTGGAGTTCGGCGACGTGGAAACCAACCTGGCCGGTGCGCGGCAGAAGGTCACCGTCAAGCAGGGCATCGAGCAGAAGCAGGCCAAGCAGCTGGTGGCCAAGCTCAAGGAAGCCAAGCTCAAGGTGGAAGCGCAGATCAACGGCGACAAGCTGCGCGTGACCGGCAAGAAGCGCGACGACCTGCAGGATGCGATCGCGCTGCTGAAGAAGGCCGACTTCGAGTTGCCGCTGCAGTTCGACAACTTCCGCGATTGA